A stretch of Candidatus Vicinibacter affinis DNA encodes these proteins:
- a CDS encoding geranylgeranylglyceryl/heptaprenylglyceryl phosphate synthase — protein MQKNILNQLLKKKSLGIRSLAVLIDPDHQKIRNIDEIISEANAHAVDYFFLGGSLVLQDRMDEVLKLIREQSNIPSIIFPGSGFQINIQADALLFLSLVSGRNPEFLIGKQVEVAPKLYSSKIEVISTAYLLIDGGSSNTASYISQTLPIPHDKIEIAVATALASQFLGFQLLFMDAGSGARRNVSAELINKVSEVCDQPLIVGGGIKNGEQAYNMLKAGADVLVIGNAIEENPLLIREISAAVKQINALDLRRV, from the coding sequence ATGCAAAAAAACATTCTTAATCAGCTACTGAAGAAAAAGAGTCTTGGTATAAGAAGTCTGGCTGTTTTAATTGATCCGGACCATCAAAAAATACGAAACATTGATGAAATTATTTCTGAGGCCAATGCCCACGCAGTTGACTACTTTTTCTTAGGTGGAAGTCTTGTACTCCAGGATCGTATGGATGAGGTGCTTAAACTTATCCGTGAGCAATCTAACATTCCAAGTATTATTTTTCCCGGAAGTGGGTTTCAGATTAACATACAAGCGGATGCTTTGCTCTTTCTTTCTTTGGTTTCGGGAAGAAATCCGGAATTCCTTATTGGAAAACAAGTTGAGGTTGCTCCCAAACTTTATAGTTCTAAAATTGAGGTAATTTCAACAGCATATTTGCTGATAGATGGAGGATCAAGTAATACTGCAAGTTATATTTCCCAGACATTACCTATTCCACATGATAAAATTGAAATTGCAGTGGCAACTGCTCTCGCAAGTCAGTTTCTGGGATTTCAATTGCTTTTCATGGATGCTGGAAGTGGGGCACGTCGCAATGTTTCGGCGGAACTTATAAATAAAGTCTCTGAGGTATGTGACCAACCTTTAATTGTTGGTGGGGGAATTAAAAATGGTGAGCAGGCCTATAATATGCTAAAGGCTGGTGCAGACGTATTGGTTATTGGAAATGCAATTGAAGAGAATCCTCTGCTCATTCGTGAAATAAGTGCTGCTGTAAAACAAATTAACGCATTGGATCTCAGGCGGGTATAA
- a CDS encoding TlpA family protein disulfide reductase, giving the protein MGLLGKKIDSHICFNRFLFRDKFLIFFLILFYNCCFNKSNRSVDHAPEFDNIVWLNGPEQKITNLVGKVVLIRWWTDECEYCVQTSPSLNNWNSELQDSGLVIIGMYHPKPGPRDVEINEIYKYIREKNFLFPIGIDSEWRNLQNYWLRYGPKAFTSVSFLIDKKGRIRHVHQGGEFHKDTIVGHGKCLKDYWELDSTLRVLLAE; this is encoded by the coding sequence ATGGGACTTCTTGGAAAAAAAATTGATAGCCATATTTGCTTCAATAGATTCTTATTTCGAGATAAGTTCCTGATTTTCTTTCTAATATTATTTTACAACTGCTGCTTTAACAAGTCAAATAGATCGGTAGATCATGCCCCTGAATTTGATAACATTGTATGGCTCAATGGCCCTGAGCAAAAAATCACCAATTTGGTTGGAAAAGTAGTGCTTATCCGTTGGTGGACTGATGAGTGTGAATATTGTGTCCAGACGTCGCCCAGTCTAAATAATTGGAATTCAGAACTTCAGGACTCAGGATTGGTGATTATTGGAATGTATCACCCAAAACCTGGTCCTCGAGACGTTGAAATAAATGAAATCTACAAATATATCCGGGAAAAGAATTTTCTTTTCCCCATTGGCATTGATTCTGAATGGAGAAATCTACAAAATTATTGGCTTCGGTATGGCCCAAAAGCCTTTACTTCTGTCAGTTTTTTAATTGATAAAAAAGGTAGAATCAGACATGTTCATCAAGGAGGAGAGTTTCATAAAGACACAATTGTCGGTCACGGGAAATGTTTAAAAGACTATTGGGAATTAGACAGTACCCTAAGGGTTTTGCTTGCTGAATAG